Proteins from a single region of Gossypium arboreum isolate Shixiya-1 chromosome 1, ASM2569848v2, whole genome shotgun sequence:
- the LOC108482517 gene encoding uncharacterized protein LOC108482517 — protein MAKDQIVSTMFRFHTFYCIIATLSVFSFISIICWCQFSSKCYSMNIIMMQKAKESIDLLTFPYAWNLLSFPADPPSQILKIGVFVKKWPHRSHAGGLERHALTLHLALAKRGHELHIFTTSSPNSTFPTYPFPNLVFHLSRPTSGGYLDQAVVWEQLRAQNSTGRPFDVIHTESVGLLHTRAKNVPNLAVSWHGIAYETIHSDIIQELLRSPEERQATMMTERAMKVVEEVRFFQRYSHHVATSDHAGDVLKRIYMIPEERVHIILNGVDEEIFRPELSLGIDFKQKFGISKSRSLVLGIAGRLVKDKGHPLIHEALKQIFMENNKFQQSVTVLVAGDGPWGARYKDLGANILVLGPLEQAQLAKFYNAIDIFVNPTLRAQGLDHTLLEAMLSGKPVMATRVASITGSVIVGPESGYTFSPSVESLKKTLYKVWNDGRVVLENKGKAARQRGLQLFTATKMAAAYERLFLCIGREQYCKYQK, from the coding sequence ATGGCAAAGGATCAGATTGTAAGTACCATGTTCAGGTTCCATACTTTTTACTGCATAATTGCAACCCTTTCtgtattttctttcatttcaatcATCTGTTGGTGTCAGTTTTCCAGCAAATGTTATTCCATGAACATTATAATGATGCAAAAGGCAAAGGAAAGCATTGATTTGCTTACATTCCCTTATGCTTGGAATCTTCTTTCTTTTCCTGCTGATCCTCCCTCTCAGATCCTTAAAATTGGTGTTTTTGTGAAGAAATGGCCTCACAGATCTCATGCAGGTGGGCTTGAAAGGCATGCTTTGACCCTACACCTTGCTCTTGCCAAAAGAGGCCATGAATTGCACATTTTCACCACTTCTTCACCAAATTCCACTTTTCCTACATATCCATTTCCCAACTTGGTTTTTCACCTTTCAAGGCCAACATCGGGTGGATATTTGGACCAAGCTGTTGTATGGGAGCAACTCCGAGCACAAAACTCGACCGGGAGACCGTTTGATGTCATCCACACCGAGAGCGTCGGGCTGTTGCATACTCGAGCGAAGAATGTGCCAAATCTAGCTGTTAGTTGGCACGGAATTGCTTATGAAACCATTCATTCGGATATCATCCAAGAGCTTCTCCGTAGTCCGGAAGAACGACAGGCTACCATGATGACAGAAAGAGCGATGAAAGTCGTGGAAGAGGTGAGGTTTTTTCAAAGATATTCTCACCATGTTGCTACAAGTGATCATGCTGGGGATGTCCTAAAAAGGATATACATGATCCCGGAAGAACGAGTCCACATCATCCTCAACGGGGTCGACGAGGAGATTTTCAGACCCGAACTCTCTCTTGGAATCGATTTTAAACAGAAGTTCGGCATCTCGAAAAGTAGGTCATTGGTATTGGGAATTGCAGGGAGGTTGGTGAAAGACAAAGGGCACCCTTTGATACATGAAGCTTTAAAGCAAATCTTCATGGAAAACAACAAGTTCCAGCAAAGTGTTACTGTTCTTGTTGCTGGTGATGGTCCATGGGGTGCTAGATACAAAGATCTAGGAGCCAATATACTTGTTTTGGGTCCATTGGAACAAGCTCAACTAGCCAAGTTCTATAATGCAATCGATATTTTCGTGAATCCGACTCTCCGAGCACAAGGATTGGATCATACTCTGTTGGAAGCAATGCTCTCTGGGAAACCGGTAATGGCTACACGAGTCGCCAGCATCACGGGGTCGGTAATCGTCGGACCAGAATCTGGTTATACTTTCTCACCTAGTGTGGAGTCCTTGAAAAAGACTCTGTATAAAGTTTGGAATGATGGCAGAGTGGTGTTGGAGAATAAAGGCAAGGCCGCTAGGCAAAGAGGGCTGCAATTGTTCACAGCAACCAAAATGGCAGCTGCATATGAAAGACTGTTTCTATGCATAGGAAGGGAACAATATTGCAAATACCAAAAGTAG
- the LOC108482206 gene encoding LOW QUALITY PROTEIN: uncharacterized protein LOC108482206 (The sequence of the model RefSeq protein was modified relative to this genomic sequence to represent the inferred CDS: inserted 1 base in 1 codon), whose protein sequence is MKRKDTVKLISADEMXFIIDKDAAMVSQTIGNMLTSPGGFAEMELGEVTFPEISAVILEKICQYFYWALQYSRGKETEFHIEPELTLELMMAPNYLHT, encoded by the exons ATGAAGAGAAAAGATACAGTCAAACTCATCAGCGCTGACGAGA GATTTATTATTGACAAGGACGCTGCCATGGTTTCTCAGACCATCGGTAACATGCTTACATCACCAG GAGGTTTTGCGGAGATGGAGCTTGGAGAAGTGACTTTTCCGGAGATAAGCGCTGTGATTCTTGAGAAGATCTGTCAGTATTTTTATTGGGCTCTTCAATATTCAAG GGGTAAAGAGACTGAGTTTCACATTGAACCCGAACTGACTCTGGAGCTGATGATGGCTCCTAATTATCTCCATACATAG
- the LOC108481278 gene encoding uncharacterized protein LOC108481278 codes for MLKFHNFCFIIAILAAFSFIPILYKCQLSSNCYSFQKPEIDLLTFPSSWNLLYFPSDPPPLTLKIALFVKKWPQRSHAGELERHALTLHLALAKRGHQVHIFTTSSPNTSIPNLVFHLSEPTVGGYLNQTVVWSQFRTQNSTGTPFDIVHTESVGLMHAQAKDVTNLAVTWHGIAYESIHSDIIQELLREPEEQQAAMVTKKIMRVVEEVRFFPRYSHHVATSDHAGDILKRIYMIPEERVHIILNGVDEAIFRPELSLGNELKHELGIPQNGSLILGMSGRLVKDKGHPLIFQALKEIFMENNRFQQSVVLVIAGDGPWGARYKDLGANILVLGPLGRADLAKFYNAIDIFVHPTFRGQGLDQTPLEAILSGKPVMATRVASLTGSVIVGPELGYTFSPTVESLKKTLYRVWNDGKVVLEKKGKAARQRGLKLFTATKMTAAYERLFLCMSKEAYCKYPNQFY; via the coding sequence ATGTTAAAGTTTCATAACTTCTGCTTCATAATTGCAATCCTTGCAGCATTTTCTTTCATCCCAATCCTTTATAAATGTCAACTTTCCAGCAATTGCTATTCATTTCAAAAGCCAGAGATTGATTTACTCACATTCCCTTCTTCTTGGAATCTTCTTTATTTCCCTTCAGACCCTCCTCCGCTGACCCTTAAAATTGCACTTTTTGTCAAGAAATGGCCTCAAAGGTCTCATGCAGGTGAGCTTGAAAGGCATGCCTTGACCCTACACCTCGCACTTGCCAAAAGAGGCCATCAAGTGCACATTTTCACCACCTCTTCTCCAAATACATCCATTCCCAATCTAGTTTTTCACCTTTCAGAACCAACAGTTGGTGGATATTTGAACCAGACCGTGGTGTGGAGCCAGTTTCGAACTCAAAACTCGACCGGTACACCGTTCGACATTGTTCACACCGAGAGCGTCGGGCTGATGCATGCCCAAGCAAAGGACGTGACCAACCTAGCTGTTACCTGGCATGGAATTGCATATGAATCCATTCATTCCGATATAATCCAAGAGCTTTTAAGAGAACCCGAAGAACAACAGGCTGCTATGGTGACCAAGAAGATTATGAGAGTCGTCGAAGAGGTCCGGTTCTTTCCGAGATATTCCCACCATGTTGCTACAAGTGATCATGCTGGGGATATACTCAAAAGGATTTACATGATCCCTGAAGAACGAGTGCACATCATTCTCAATGGAGTCGATGAGGCGATTTTCAGGCCCGAGTTGTCCCTAGGAAACGAGCTTAAACACGAACTTGGCATTCCACAAAACGGGTCATTGATTTTGGGAATGTCAGGGAGGTTGGTGAAAGACAAAGGGCACCCTTTGATATTCCAAGCATTGAAAGAAATATTCATGGAGAATAACAGATTCCAACAAAGTGTTGTTCTTGTGATAGCTGGTGATGGTCCATGGGGTGCTAGATACAAAGACCTTGGTGCCAACATACTTGTTTTGGGTCCATTGGGACGAGCTGATTTAGCAAAGTTTTATAACGCCATCGATATTTTCGTGCACCCGACGTTCCGAGGTCAAGGACTGGATCAAACTCCATTAGAAGCAATACTCAGTGGGAAACCAGTGATGGCTACACGAGTTGCGAGTCTCACAGGGTCAGTGATTGTGGGACCAGAACTGGGTTATACGTTCTCACCCACAGTGGAGTCCTTGAAAAAGACACTGTATAGAGTTTGGAACGATGGGAAAGTGGTGTTGGAGAAGAAAGGCAAGGCTGCTAGGCAAAGAGGGTTGAAATTGTTCACTGCCACCAAAATGACAGCTGCATATGAAAGACTGTTTCTGTGCATGTCAAAGGAAGCATATTGCAAATACCCAAATCAATTTTATTAA